GCATCGCGTACCGGCCCGGCGAACCCGCCCTGGACCTCACCGCGCTGGCGCGCAAGCTGCGGACCGGTCTGGCCGAGAGCTGCGCCGCCGCCGGGCTGCCCGTGCCCCGGCTGTCCGTGGAGCCGGGCCGGGCCATCGCCGGGCCGGCCGGGGTGGCGCTGTACCGGGTGCTGGCGGTCAAGCGCACGGGCGAGCGGCTGTTCGTGGCCGTGGACGGCGGGATGAGCGACAACCCGAGGCCGGCGCTGTACGGGGTGCGGTACGCGCCCCGGCTGGTGGGCCGCGGCTCGTCGGCCGCGCCGCGCACGGCCACGGTCGTCGGCCGGCACTGCGAGGCGGGCGACGTGCTGGCCGCCGACGTCCCGCTGCCCGGCGACGTCCACCCGGGCGACCTGCTGGCGGTGCCGGTGGCGGGCGCCTACCAGCTGTCCATGGCCTCGGGCTACAACCTGGTCGGCCGCCCGCCCCTGGTGGCGGTCCACGAGGGCACGACCCGGCTGCTGGTCCGCCGCGAAACCCTGGCCGACTTCCGCAACCGCGACATCGGCGGCTGAGCCGCCCGTCCGGGCCCGCGACCAGGAGCCGACGCTTGATGACGTGGGAGCGCTGGACCGATTCGCGGCGGCGCTGGGGGCCTTCGCGGCGAAGGCCGCGGGTGTAGGGGCGGGGCGCGGTCACAGGCGGCTGCGGATGTCGTCGCTGAGGGGGACGAGGTCCAGGCCGCGGTAGTGCATCCACCCGGCGGCGGCCGCGTCGTGGCTGCCTTCGTCGCCGTGGCGGCAGCCGCTCACGAGCTGGAGGGGCGGGCCTGGCGCGAGCGTCAGCATCGCGTGAACTGGGGTGAAGACAGCCTCGTCGACAGCGCCTTCTACGACTTCGCCGACCACCAGGCCCTGCCGGAGCACGAGAGGCAGACCGCCGACGCCCTGCTCCGCACACAGCACCGGTGGCCTTGGCTCCGCACCCGCAAGCGCCTCATGCGCACCTGGGTGACGACCCATCCCGACGTGAGCAGCTGACGCGGAAGTCTGGACAGCCAGCTCAACGTCCCCGGCGCCATCCCGCGCCGGGGACTTTCGCGCTGACAAGACCCCGCGCCGGACTGACATCTACTCTGCGCACGACAGGGACGGTTCCCGTCGTGAGCGCCGTGTTCCGGCGGAACACGGTGCCGAAACGACAGAAGCCCCCGACCGCTGGGAGCGCGGTCGGGGGCTTCTGGGTGTGTCCTGGTGGTGGCTCGGTCACCGGTTTCCGGTGACCGAGCAGGGGCGGTTGCCGTTCTGATCGGCCCTGGGTGTCACGGAGCCGACCGTAGACGGCTGCGGCGGAGGGTGGAGGTACACCTCGCACGCGGCGGCGAAGATGACGGCGAACGTCTCGGAGGGGTCGTCCTGGAGGCACTCCCACCACGCCATGGCGACCAGGTCGGCCAGCTCCTCAGCGTGCTCCTGGTCGATGTCGACAGCGGCGCCGGTCGCGCAGCGCGGGCCGCGCGCGGTGAGCCAGGCCGGGGGTGTCCCGGGCGGGTGGCAGACGTGCAGGGCGGCGTACACGAGGCCGGATTACTAGAGGGTGTTGAGGAGCGCCAGGATTCCCTGAGGTCCTTCGCCGGGTGTGCGGAGCGCTTCCGTGGCTGTCTGTTGCAGGATTTCCCTCTTGGTGAGGTTGGCGGTCTTGGACTCGCTGGCGCGGGCTTCGGACAGGCCGGCGATGGTGTTGTCGAGGTTGGCGATGATGCCGCTGAGCCGGTCTCGTGCGGCACTGAGTGCACCACGGTAGTTGTGGACGCTGTCGATCGCGGTGGTGATGGGGGCGAGGAGATCAGGGCCTGCGGGGTCCTGCCGGGTCAGATCGGCGGTGTCCACGCCCAGCGTGACGGTGTCGGTCTTCTGCAGATGGATGGTGAGGATCTCGCTCTCGTCGGCGCCGACCCGGATGACCTGGGGGGACTCCTCGGCGAGGATGCGAATGCCGTTGAAGTCGGTTTGGGCGGAGATCGTGTCGATCTCCGCCCGGCACTGGGCGACGTCTGCCTGGAGCAGTGACAGGATCGTCCTGCTGTTCGTCCCGTTTACTCCCTGCGCGGTCACCGTGTACATCCGCTGCAGGTGCTCGACCACCTGCTTGAGGGCGTCTTCGGCGGCCTGCGTGAGGGCGACGCCGTTGGCCGCGTTGCCGCTCGCCAGGGTCAGGGCGTCGATCTGCGCGGTGTACTGGTCGGCGGCGGACGGGGCACCGGGATCCGCCGCCTCGAACGCCTTGGCCTGGAGCCGGGCGCGGGCCGCGGACAGGTTGGTGATGGTGTTGTCGAGATTGACGATGATGCTATCGAGCTGGTTCTGGGCGGCGCCCATCTCACCACGGAAGCTGACGACGCGGTCGAGCGCGGTGCTGATGAGTTGGAGGGGACCGGGGTCCGGGTGGTCCTTGAGGGTGAGGTCGATACTGTCCAGGCCCAGCGCCTCGCTGTCCACCTTCTGCAAGTGGATGGTGAGGGTCTCGCCCTCGTCGGCCCCTACTCGAACAACCTGGTCGAGTTCCTGGGAAAAGACCTGGAGGCCGTTGAAGTCGGTCTGGGCGGCAATCCTGTTGATCTCGAACAGGCACTGGGACGCTTCTGCCTGGAGTGAGGCCAGGCCCGTGCTGCTGTTCGTCCCGTTCAGGCTCTGCACGGTCAGCCTGTGCACACTCTGCAGGTTCTCGACCACCTCCGTGAGGGCGCCTTCGACGGTCTGCGCGAGGGACAGGCCGTCGGCCGCACTGCGGATCGCCAGGGTCAGGGCGTCGATCTGCGCGGTGTAAGGGTCAGCAGCGGACGGCACGTCGGCATCCGGCACCCCGAATGCCTTGATGCACGCGGGTGCGATCGACTCCACGAACGGCGGTACTTCGTGGGCCACTTGGGCGGTGACCTCTTGCAGCCCCACGTCGGCCCGCTTGGAGAGCGCGATCAAGTCCTCGGTGGCGACGTGCGTCCACACCTCCGGCCAGGTGAGCTCAACGTTGGGCCCGCTGTTGATCCACGAGGCGAACTTGCCCGCAGTCGCCGGATCCTCCGCCAGGTCCGCTATCAGCTTCCCCACCCGCTGCACCCGATCGGTGGATTCGCTCATCACAACCCCCACTACGCTCAAAGAAATTGAAGAAACAAAAGCATCTTCACAGAAAACGTCCAACCCGCCCTAAAGAAAGGCCAACATCTCCCGAAACCGAGACGAAGACAGTTTTCGTGTGATAGAGGCACCGAAAGGGTCTGTCCAGTAAACGGGCCTTCCACGAATTTTGTAGGCGTTGATCGGCTGCTCGGTTTCGGCCCGGCCGGGTGCCTCACTGCGGCAGGGTGGTGGTGTGTGATGTCGAGCTGACAGACCTGTTGCCGCACCTCTCGTCGGTGCTGGTCGAGACGGTGGAGACAGACGGAGGCCTGGTCAGGATCACAGTGCGGACCGTGGACGCGGTGCCGGTGGACTGTCCCGGCTGCGGGCGGCCATCGGACTGGGACCACAGTCGACCAGCCCGGCGCCGGCGGGGACGTGTGCGGGATCACCGGGCCGAGCGCGGCGCTTTGCGCGCTCGTGACAGTCGCTGCACGAGCCGTCCGTCATCCTCGTCACGGCTCTCCCGTGCCCGTAGCACCACCGTTCAGCACCCACCCCTGAGCACCCGAACCGCCCCGCCACCAAGACCCGGAGGCTTCCACGACTCCTTCCGCGAGAAGGTCGAGGCCCTGGTGAAGGCGAAGGCGGCCGGAGAGACGGTGGAGAAGGCCGAACCGCCGGCGGAGCCGACCGGTGCCGTCGACCTCATGGAGGCCCTGCGCGCCAGTGTCGAGCGGGCCGGCAGTCCCAAGGACACCGGCGAGAAGGCAGCCTCCCCCGGCGGCCGGGCGGCCGGCGGAAAGAAGGCGCCCGCCGCGAAGAAGCGGGCGCGCTCCGGGCCGGCAGCCAAGGGCCGGGAGCTGGCGGCGCTGACGAAGGCCGAGCTGTACGAGAAGGCGGCCGCGGCCGGCATCCCGGGCCGTTCGTCCATGAACCACGACCAGCTCGCCGACGCTCTCGCCCACACCGGCCGCGACCGGCGCAAGGCCTGACCGCCGCGTGGTGGGAGGTCTGACGGGCACGGTCGTGGTCAGGCCACCGTGACGCGCAGGACGTACGGCTCGCCCGTACTGATCGCCTGCGCCTGTTCCCTGAGATCCGCGTCCGTGAAGCCGAGCAGCGCCTGATCGGCGGCCCGGCGCAGCAACGGGAGGATCTCGGCGACGGGCCGGCCTCGGTGCACTTCGGCGAGCTCGGCGAAGGCCCGCTGGTAGGGGGCTCCGTAGGTGCTCGCGCTGTCGGCCAGCAGGTGGTCAAGGTGCTGTCGCTCGATGCTGATCTCGCCCATGGCCCGCTCCTTCGGTCCTCCGGAGCCCCGTCCGGTCCGGACCCTCGCCTTCGACGCTACGAGGCCGGTCTGACATCGACCCCCGACCGGGCAGCGGCCGCCATCTGGCTGATGAGGTCCTGGAGGAGCTCGCGGACGGGTGGCGGCATCGTGCCCTCGGTGGCGAGGAGGTGCCACTGGCCGCCGGGAATGCGCTGGTCGAGCCGCCGGAACTCCCCGAGCTGGTAGAGCAGCATCAAGGTGTCGAGGGCGTGCTGGGTTGGTGGCCAGTCGCGGTCCTTCAGCGTGCTGAGCAGGGCCGGGGCGGCCGTGAAGCGACTCATCAGCCACTCGCGGGCGGCCTCGCCCGCGTGCCCGGCGGCAAGTTCCTCCTCGACCCGTGTGCTCAGCTTGTTCTTTTTCTTCTGACCTCGACGCCGAAGGTTGGGCGGGCAGCCGCGTGACCGTTGATCTGTGACGCGCCACAGCGCGCTGACCTGGCAAGATGCTTCCATGGAAACTGGGTTCCCCTGGGGGTCTACACCAACCGTCGATCTCCGCCCGTGGCGTGCTGACGCGATCGTGCTGTTCGACTGGCTGATGAGCACCGACCTGAACACCGTGCCGATCACGCACCCGGCTCAGAAGCAGGCTCTCGCAGACTTGCTGGCACGCCTGGAGGAGGTGGACATCATCGAGTCCACCGGTGAAGAGATCGCCGCAGCCCAGGCCGAGGTGGCCAAGAACATGGGTTGGTAGGGACTCGCTCGAGGTTCGGGTCCCCTCGAAGGGCGCCTCGAACTGCGTCGCTCACATGGAGAATCACCGGACATGGGGGCGGCCTTCGTCTGATCATGTGCTCCGACCAAGGTGCACGTGACCACGACGAAGGCCGTGAGGTGAGTCTGCTGCCTGATGCTGTTCGGAGGGAAGCGTTCGCGGAGGCGTCACGCTTCCGGGGCGAGTTCTACGAGTGTCTGACCGCTCGGCGCGACGAACTGTTCGAGTTGGTGGACGCGGTGCTGTGTGCCGATGGTGCGGTGAAGTCCCCGGTGGACTTGACCCCTCTGCCCGAGCACCGTCGTGGGCACGGAGCGATGTACGGCGGCCTGAACCACGGCAGGATCGACGTCGACCGGCTCCGGACGCTGCTGGCAGGGCTGCCCCTGCCGCGGTTCGACGGCGGGCGCCTGGTCTTGGCGGTCGATGTGTCACCGTGGCTCCGCTCGGACAGCGCCGTGCTCAGCCGACCGACTGTTCTGTCACGTCTACGGCCGCGCTAAAACGGCCTCGCAGTTCATCCCGGGCTGGCCCTACTCTTTCGTGGCCGCACTGGAGCCGGGCGCCACATCCTGGACCGCGATCCTGGACGCGGTCCGGCTCGGACCGATCGACGACGCGACCGCGATCACCGCCGCCCAGCTCCGAGGAGTCGTTGAACGACTCATCACCGCGGGGCAGTGGCAGGCCGGGGACCCGGCCATCGTGATCGTCAGCGATGCCGGCTACGACGTCACCCGCCTGGCCTGGGTCCTGCGCGACCTGCCCGTCGAGCTGGTCGGCCGGGTCCGCTCCGACCGCGTCATGCGCCTGCCGAAACCACCGAGGATGCACGGCGTCAACGGCCGACCGCCCAAGCACGGCCCAGAGTTCCGCTTCACCAAGCCGGAGACCTGGCCCGAACCCGCGACCACCACGGTCACCGACACCACCAACTACGGCAAGGCCGAGACCCAGGCGTGGGACCGCGTCCATCCAAGACTCACCCACCGCTCCTCCTGGCTCGACCACGATGGTGAACTGCCCCTGGTCGAAGGAACGCTGATTCGGTTGAAGGTCGAGCACCTGTCGAAAGACCGGGACGCCCCACCGGTGTGGTTATGGTCCTCGAAGACCAGCGCGACCCCGGACGATGTGGATCGTTTCTGGCAGGCGTTCCTCCGCCGCTTCGACCTGGAGCACACGTTCCGCTTCGTGAAGCAGACCCTGGGCTGGACCATCCCGAAACTCCGCACCCCCGAGGCTGCGGACCGCTGGACCTGGATCTTGATCGTCGCCCACACCCAGCTCCGACTAGGCCGTCTCTTTCGGATCTTGCCAGGCGTCGCGGGCCCGGCAAGATCCGAAAGAGACGGCCTAGTGGGCGTCGGCGATGTGTCGGGTGCCGACGCGCTTGCGGAAGACCCAGTAGGTCCAGCCCTGGTAGAGCAGGACGCCCGGGAGCGTCACGACTCCCGCACCGCCGCGGCGGCCGCCCCGCGCCCGGGCGCCGTACGACAATCCGTTGTACGGGCCACATATCCGAGGGGCATGATGGACCCATGAACGAGCGGAACGACGGCGTCCCGGGCGGCCCCACGGCGGCCGGAGCGACCGACTGGACCACCACGCCCGTCACCGCGGAGCTGCTGCGCGGCGCCCTGGACCTGGAGGTGACCGAGCACGGCGTGCTCCCGCACCGGCTGCCCGCCCGGGCCCGCGCCCAGTGCGCGGACGGACAGCTCGCGATGGCCGAGGCCCAGCCCTCCGGCGTACGGCTCGCCTTCCGCACGCGGGCCACCACCGTCGAGCTGGACGCGCTGCGCACCCGGACGGCCTACGTGGGGGCCCCGGCCCGGCCCGACGGCGTGTACGACCTGCTCGTCGACGGCCGGCTGACCCGGCAGGCGGCGGTGAGCGGCGGCAACGTCCTGCTGGTGGACATGACCACCGGGGCCACCGAGACCCGGCCCGGCCCGGTCGGCACCGTACGGTTCTCCGGCCTGCCCGACCGGGCCAAGGACGTGGAGATCTGGCTGCCGCACAACGAGATCACCCAGCTCGTGACCCTGCGGACGGACGCCGCGGTGGAGCCTCCGGTGGACCGCGGGCGCGCCAGGTGGCTGCACCACGGCAGCTCGATCAGCCACGGCTCCGACGCGGCGAGCCCCAGCACGACCTGGCCCGCGCTCGCCGCCTCCCTCGGCGGCGTCGAGCTGACCAACCTGGGCCTCGGGGGCAGCGCGCTGCTCGATCCGTTCACCGCCCGCGCGCTGCGCGACACCCCCGCCGACCTGATCAGCGTCAAGATCGGCATCAACCTGGTCAACACCGACCTGATGCGCCTGCGCGCCTTCGGGCCGGCGGTACACGGCTTCCTCGACACGGTGCGCGAGGGCCGTCCGACCGTGCCGCTGCTGGTCGTCTCGCCCGTCCTGTGTCCGATCCACGAGGACACGCCCGGCCCCAGCGTCCCGGACTTCTCCGAGTTCGGCGACGGCAGGATCCGGTTCCGGGCCGCGGGCGACCCCGCCGAGCGGGCGAGCGGCAAGCTGACCCTGGGCGTCATCCGCGACGAGCTGGACCGCATCGTGCGGCAGCGGTCGGCCGAGGACCCGAACCTGTACCTGCTGGACGGCCGCGAGCTCTACGGCGAGGCGGACGCCGCCGAGCTGCCGCTGCCCGACGGGCTGCACCCGGACGCCGCCACGCACCGCCTGATGGGCGAGCGCTTCGCCGCCCGGGTGTTCGGCCCGGGCGGCCCCTTCGCCGCCCGCAGCGACGCCTGACCCTCCGCCGGCGCCCGACCGGAACCTCCGGCCTGCGCGGGACCGGCGCGGTCCGCCCTCCGGCGTCCCCGTCGGCCGATCTCGTCGAGGACGCGGCCGGCGGGGACGGGCGGGGCCGCGGGTCCGGGCGGGCCGGTCAGGGCCGCCGGGAGCGGTGCCAGGCCGAGCAGACCGAGGGTCAGGGCCGTGGCGAGCCGGTGCCAGGTCCGGTACCCGCGCAGCATGGCGTGGCCGCCCTCGGGCATCGCGACGCCCAGGGTGCGGGCGCCCACCTCCTGTGCGCGGGCCAGATGGCTCCAGGTGCCCCCGGCCGAGGTCACCCGGTCCTGCGGGTCGTGCAGGGCGACCACGCGGCGGCCGGCGAGCTGCCCGACCGGTTCTCCCGGCGGGCACCAGGGGGCGAGGGCCACGATGCCCCGGACCTGCGGTTCGGCGGCGATCCGCAGGGCCGCCCGGGCTCCCATCGAGTGGCCCACGAGTACGACCGGGACCGGTCCGGCCAGCTCCGCGACGGCGGCCAGGGCGTCCCGCGCGTCGCGGACCGGGTCCTCGCGGCGGCCGTTCCAGCCCCGGTGGCGGTAGCGCACGTGCCCGACGAGCACCCGGTCGAGGAGGGTGGCGCGTACCAGGCCGGAGGCGAGCGGCCGCATGCGCGCGGCGGGCAGGTTGAGGGCGGGCGGGGGGCCGAGGGCGTCCGCGCGGCCGCCGTGCAGCAGGAGCACGGCGGCCGCGGGGCGGTCCGGTGCCCGGCGGATGCCGAGGCTCCCGTGGCCGTCGGCCGCCGGTGCGGAGCGCGCGTGCGGCTCCCCCGGGCGGGGGGCGGGTCCGGCGACGCTCATCGGCGCCGCTCCGCGGACCGCGGTGCGGTGCGGGTGAGGAGCAGTTGCCGGACGTCGAGGTAGTGGGAGCGGAAGCCGGCTTCGGAGTAGGCGAGGTAGAGCTCCCACATCCGGCGGAAGGTGTCGTCGAAGCCGAGGGCGTCCACCTGTGCGGCGTGCGCGGTGAACCGCTCGCGCCACAGCCGCAGCGTCTCCGCGTAGTGGTCGCCGTAGCCGTGGTCGCAGGCGACGCGCAGTCCGGCCGCCGTCGCGTTCTGCTCGATGGCCTCGCGCGACGGGATCAGGCCGCCGGGGAAGACGTACTTGCTGATCCACGTGTGGGTGCGGCCGGTGTGCAGCATCCTCTCGTGCGGCATGGTGATGGCCTGGAGGGCGATCCGGCCGCCGGGGGCCAGCGCGTCGTGCAGGGCGGTGAAGTAGACCGGCCAGAAGTCCGCGCCGACCGCCTCGATCATCTCGACGCTGACGACGGCGTCGTACGAGCCCTCGACGTCGCGGTAGTCGCACAGCCGTACCTCGGCCCGGTCCCCCAGCCCCGCGGCGGCGATGCGCCGGCGGGCCAGGTCGCGCTGCTCGGTGGAGAGCGTCACGCTCACCACGTCGGCCCCGCGCGCGGCGGCGCGCAGCGCGAGTTCGCCCCAGCCGGTGCCGATCTCCAGGACCCGGGTGCCGGGGCCGACCGCCGCGAGGTCGAGCAGCCGGTCGATCTTGCGGTGCTGGGCGTCCGGGAGGGCTTCGGGACGGGCCGGGAAGGACGTGAAGACCGCCGACGAATAGGTCATCGTCTCGTCGAGGAAGAGCTCGAAGAGCGCGTTCGACAGGTCGTAGTGGTGGCTGACGTTCTCCTTCGCCCCGGTGACCGTGTTGCGCTGCGCGTCCGGCCGGCGGCTGACCCACGCGCCCCGCAGGCGTCGCAGCGGCGCGGGGACGAGCTCGTCGAGGTGCGAGGCGAGCACGGTGAGCAGGCCGGGCAGGTCGTCGCTGTCCCATTCGCGGGCCATGTAGGACTCGCCGAAGCCGATGAGGCCCTGGCCGCCGATCCGCCGGTAGAAGGCGTCGGGATCGTGCAGGATCAGGGTCGGTCCGGTGCCCGCGGACCGTCCGGCGCCGGTCGCCGTGCGCAGCGGCAGCCGGGCCAGCGCCCTTCCGACGAGCAGCCGGGCGACGGCCGTGTGTCCGGGCCGGGTCCGGGGCCGGGCCGTCACGTCGGGCCAGGCCGGAGCGTCGACCCGGCGGGGCGCCGGCGGTGCGGTGTGCGGGCGTTCGGTGAGCGGAGGGAGGGAGAGGGTCACTGCGCGGTGCCTTCCTGGGGTGGCGGCGGCCATCGGTCCGGACGGGCGGGTCGCCGTCGGAGTGCCGGGCTCCCGGGGCGGGTCGCCGGCGGGTGCCGCGCCGCCCCGCGACGGCCCGTCCCGCGTGGTTCGCGGCGGCGGGGGGCGCGGATTGGTCCGATCGGGGGAACGGAGCGAGCCGGGCTGCTCGTACGGGGCCGTTCCGGCGGGCGGCTCGGGTGCGTCCCGCCCGCCCGCGGCCCCTGCGGCTCAGTGGGCCGGGGCTCCGTACTCCGCGTGCTGGGTGTGGAAGCCGTACCGCTCGTCGGGGTCCTCGGAGTCCAGGGCGGGGAACGAGGTGCGGCGGGCCTCGGCCCGGGCCTGTTCCACCAGCCGGTCGAACTCTTCGTCGGTCATGTCGATCGCCTCACGGTTTCCCCTCCCCCTTGATTCGCCGCAGGCACGCCACGGGATTGGCGAGGGGGTGAGGGGGTGAGGGGGTGAGGGGGTGAGGGGCGGGCGGGACGGGTCATCCGACGGTGACGAGGACGCTGTGCCAGCCGCTCGCCCCGTCGGGGATGGTCCCGGTGCGCCGCTCGGTCTGTACCCGGCCGGTGCCGTCGGTGGCGCGGACGGCGAGGGTGTGGCCGCCGGGCGTGGTCTTCCAGGGGCGGGACCACTGGCGCCAGGTGTCGCGGGTGTCCTGGACGGCGAGGTCGGCGTCGTGCCAGGGCCCGTCGTCGGTGCGCACCTCGACCCGTCGGATGCCGCGGTGCTGGGCCCAGGCGACGCCGGCGACCGTGACCGTGCCCGGGGCGGGCCGGGCGAACGGCTGGGGGGTGTCGATGCGGGCCTCGGTCTTGACGGGGGCACCTGCGGGGCCGGCTCCGCTTGACCCAGTAGGCGTCA
Above is a window of Streptomyces subrutilus DNA encoding:
- a CDS encoding flagellin; amino-acid sequence: MSESTDRVQRVGKLIADLAEDPATAGKFASWINSGPNVELTWPEVWTHVATEDLIALSKRADVGLQEVTAQVAHEVPPFVESIAPACIKAFGVPDADVPSAADPYTAQIDALTLAIRSAADGLSLAQTVEGALTEVVENLQSVHRLTVQSLNGTNSSTGLASLQAEASQCLFEINRIAAQTDFNGLQVFSQELDQVVRVGADEGETLTIHLQKVDSEALGLDSIDLTLKDHPDPGPLQLISTALDRVVSFRGEMGAAQNQLDSIIVNLDNTITNLSAARARLQAKAFEAADPGAPSAADQYTAQIDALTLASGNAANGVALTQAAEDALKQVVEHLQRMYTVTAQGVNGTNSRTILSLLQADVAQCRAEIDTISAQTDFNGIRILAEESPQVIRVGADESEILTIHLQKTDTVTLGVDTADLTRQDPAGPDLLAPITTAIDSVHNYRGALSAARDRLSGIIANLDNTIAGLSEARASESKTANLTKREILQQTATEALRTPGEGPQGILALLNTL
- a CDS encoding GDSL-type esterase/lipase family protein; translated protein: MNERNDGVPGGPTAAGATDWTTTPVTAELLRGALDLEVTEHGVLPHRLPARARAQCADGQLAMAEAQPSGVRLAFRTRATTVELDALRTRTAYVGAPARPDGVYDLLVDGRLTRQAAVSGGNVLLVDMTTGATETRPGPVGTVRFSGLPDRAKDVEIWLPHNEITQLVTLRTDAAVEPPVDRGRARWLHHGSSISHGSDAASPSTTWPALAASLGGVELTNLGLGGSALLDPFTARALRDTPADLISVKIGINLVNTDLMRLRAFGPAVHGFLDTVREGRPTVPLLVVSPVLCPIHEDTPGPSVPDFSEFGDGRIRFRAAGDPAERASGKLTLGVIRDELDRIVRQRSAEDPNLYLLDGRELYGEADAAELPLPDGLHPDAATHRLMGERFAARVFGPGGPFAARSDA
- a CDS encoding SAM-dependent methyltransferase, which codes for MAAATPGRHRAVTLSLPPLTERPHTAPPAPRRVDAPAWPDVTARPRTRPGHTAVARLLVGRALARLPLRTATGAGRSAGTGPTLILHDPDAFYRRIGGQGLIGFGESYMAREWDSDDLPGLLTVLASHLDELVPAPLRRLRGAWVSRRPDAQRNTVTGAKENVSHHYDLSNALFELFLDETMTYSSAVFTSFPARPEALPDAQHRKIDRLLDLAAVGPGTRVLEIGTGWGELALRAAARGADVVSVTLSTEQRDLARRRIAAAGLGDRAEVRLCDYRDVEGSYDAVVSVEMIEAVGADFWPVYFTALHDALAPGGRIALQAITMPHERMLHTGRTHTWISKYVFPGGLIPSREAIEQNATAAGLRVACDHGYGDHYAETLRLWRERFTAHAAQVDALGFDDTFRRMWELYLAYSEAGFRSHYLDVRQLLLTRTAPRSAERRR